In Arachis hypogaea cultivar Tifrunner chromosome 2, arahy.Tifrunner.gnm2.J5K5, whole genome shotgun sequence, a genomic segment contains:
- the LOC112751931 gene encoding anthocyanidin 3-O-glucosyltransferase 5: protein MALSNSHHHHHHHVALFSSPGMGHIIPSLELAKHLLTHQKITITKITLFIPSINSSSSKAEKDVLQSTINQNISIDIIHLPPIDISNHISNNVLDPNNIVTLETKIAITMHEAPKLFVSAISNMKFKPTMIITDYFLSQTLPLVKKMNNMEVPMYLFAPTSAWLVALGFHSPKLDKEVEGEYHSHGETPILIPGCKGIHPSDLFQMMEDRTHRLYLEYLLMCEALTLADGIFVNTFEELEPKTLEALRSGKITKVPIFPIGPVIRETNEQNRNHVVDWLDIQEEESVIYVSLGSGYSMSHEQIKEMAIGLELSGQKFVWSLRPPSTKTGNNNYYLTAGEDAETNKKCHSSVQEASTQMDIEKINVDDLILKSKSSKTNGATKSQEPSDFPEEFYRIQSNGIVVMDWAPQLEILNHASIGGFVSHCGWNSIIESVSCGVPIIGWPLFAEQRMNASMLQDEEVGIAIRLNVSMSTKIVGSEEIGKAIRKIIDKGDIEGCAIRKRVKELKHIAQKAWSHHHGSSYFALTRIINSNGVS, encoded by the exons ATGGCCCTCTCAaactctcatcatcatcatcatcatcatgttgCACTCTTTTCTTCACCAGGAATGGGTCACATAATCCCAAGTCTTGAACTTGCCAAACACCTTCTCACACACCAAAAAATCACTATTACCAAAATAACCTTATTCATTCCTTCAATCAATTCTTCATCATCCAAAGCTGAGAAAGATGTTCTCCAATCAACCATAAATCAAAACATTTCAATTGACATAATCCACCTTCCCCCAATTGACATATCCAACCATATTAGTAATAACGTTCTTGATCCTAATAATATCGTAACCTTAGAGACCAAGATAGCAATCACAATGCATGAAGCACCAAAACTTTTTGTAAGTGCAATTTCCAACATGAAATTCAAACCAACCATGATTATCACCGATTATTTCCTAAGCCAAACTCTTCCTCTAGTGAAGAAAATGAACAATATGGAAGTTCCTATGTACCTTTTTGCCCCAACAAGTGCATGGCTTGTTGCACTTGGTTTTCACTCACCAAAGTTAGATAAAGAGGTGGAAGGAGAATATCATAGCCATGGAGAGACACCAATATTAATCCCAGGTTGCAAAGGTATACATCCTAGTGATTTGTTCCAGATGATGGAGGACAGAACACATAGGTTGTATCTTGAGTATCTTCTCATGTGTGAGGCG TTAACATTGGCTGATGGGATTTTTGTTAACACATTTGAGGAGTTAGAGCCTAAGACACTTGAAgcactaagaagtggaaaaataacAAAGGTACCCATTTTCCCAATTGGGCCAGTGATAAGGGAAACTAATGAACAAAATAGAAAccatgttgttgattggttagacatTCAAGAAGAAGAGTCAGTGATATATGTTTCACTTGGAAGTGGATACTCAATGTCACATGAACAAATCAAAGAGATGGCTATCGGGTTGGAGCTAAGTGGTCAAAAATTTGTTTGGTCTTTGAGGCCACCATCCACAAAAACTGGGAATAATAACTATTATCTCACAGCAGGTGAGGATgctgaaacaaataaaaaatgccACTCATCAGTGCAAGAGGCTTCAACTCAGATGGATATTGAAAAG ATAAATGTAGACGACCTTATTCTTAAAAGCAAAAGTAGCAAAACAAATGGTGCTACTAAATCTCAAGAACCAAGTGATTTTCCAGAAGAATTCTATAGAATACAAAGCAATGGGATTGTTGTAATGGATTGGGCACCACAATTAGAGATTTTAAATCACGCATCAATTGGAGGGTTTGTGTCACATTGTGGATGGAACTCAATCATAGAGAGTGTTTCATGTGGTGTTCCAATCATTGGTTGGCCACTATTTGCTGAGCAAAGGATGAATGCATCGATGCTACAAGATGAAGAAGTTGGCATTGCAATTAGATTGAATGTGTCAATGTCTACAAAGATTGTGGGAAGTGAAGAGATAGGAAAAGCTATAAGGAAGATAATTGATAAAGGGGATATTGAAGGGTGTGCAATTAGGAAAAGGGTCAAGGAGCTCAAACACATAGCTCAAAAAGCTTGGTCTCATCATCATGGTTCATCTTATTTTGCACTTACAAGAATCATTAACTCAAATGGTGTGTCATAA
- the LOC112728530 gene encoding anthocyanidin 3-O-glucosyltransferase 5-like — protein sequence MTSPKPAILITDLFGSLVMPIAEKFNMSKFVFFSSSAWNVALALHTPTLDEVVEGEYRDQKECIQIPGCNPIRPCDLFTPMLDRNDQLYHEYLQICEQIRKVDGIFVNTFHELEAKTIAALRSGKISKIPVYPIGPLIREAKKQNCDDENRNYVIDWLDKQEEESVIYVSFGSGYTMSHEQVKELALGLELSGKKFVWSLTSPSTKAGDDHYLTAGEDVESNGVPKSQASISVFPDEFYRMEGKGLMVMDWAPQLEILKHSSTGGFLSHCGWNSILESVSCGVPIVAWPLFADQMMNAEIIAKDIGIGVRLNVTQSANVVGSEEIAKTICKIMDKEDIEGCAMRKRVKELKHIAEKAWSQDGPSFCEMSQMTNAFVRISQSVRHMGCDQ from the coding sequence ATGACATCACCAAAACCAGCCATTCTCATCACAGACCTATTTGGATCACTAGTGATGCCTATTGCTGAAAAATTCAACATGTCAAAGTTTGTTTTTTTCAGTTCTAGTGCATGGAATGTTGCACTTGCACTTCACACCCCAACATTAGATGAAGTAGTGGAAGGTGAGTACAGAGATCAAAAGGAGTGTATCCAGATTCCTGGTTGCAACCCCATAAGACCTTGTGATTTGTTCACACCAATGCTTGATAGGAATGATCAATTGTATCATGAATATCTCCAAATTTGTGAGCAGATAAGAAAGGTTGATGGGATTTTTGTGAACACTTTTCATGAGCTAGAGGCTAAGACAATTGCAgcactaagaagtggaaaaatatctAAGATACCAGTTTATCCAATTGGGCCATTGATTAGGGAAGCTAAGAAGCAAAATTGTGATGATGAAAATAGAAATTATGTTATTGATTGGTTAGACAAGCAAGAAGAAGAGTCAGTGATATATGTATCATTTGGTAGTGGATACACAATGTCACATGAACAAGTCAAAGAGCTGGCTTTGGGTTTGGAGCTAAGTGGGAAGAAATTTGTTTGGTCTTTAACTTCACCATCTACAAAAGCAGGGGATGATCATTATCTCACGGCAGGCGAGGATGTCGAATCGAATGGCGTCCCTAAATCTCAAGCATCAATCAGTGTTTTCCCAGATGAATTCTACAGGATGGAAGGCAAGGGATTGATGGTAATGGATTGGGCACCACAACTGGAGATTTTGAAGCATTCATCAACTGGAGGGTTTTTGTCACATTGTGGATGGAACTCAATACTAGAGAGTGTGTCATGTGGGGTTCCAATTGTGGCGTGGCCTCTATTTGCAGATCAAATGATGAATGCTGAAATTATAGCTAAAGATATTGGAATTGGAGTTAGATTGAATGTGACACAATCTGCAAATGTAGTTGGAAGTGAAGAGATAGCAAAAACAATATGTAAGATAATGGATAAGGAGGACATTGAAGGTTGTGCAATGAGGAAAAGGGTTAAGGAGCTTAAGCACATAGCAGAAAAAGCTTGGTCTCAAGATGGTCCTTCCTTTTGTGAAATGAGTCAAATGACAAATGCATTTGTGAGAATAAGTCAGAGTGTCAGACACATGGGGTGTGATCAGTGA